One Capsicum annuum cultivar UCD-10X-F1 chromosome 2, UCD10Xv1.1, whole genome shotgun sequence genomic window carries:
- the LOC107859887 gene encoding protein ELF4-LIKE 3 codes for MEGDTFSGLGNGTQIDGKVFQTFQKSFVQVQNILDQNRLLINEINQNHESKIPDNLSRNVGLIRELNNNIRRVVDLYADLSCSFTKSVDASSEGDSSGALRPDGKPPTNKRSKPL; via the coding sequence atggaGGGGGATACGTTTTCAGGCCTAGGTAATGGTACACAAATAGATGGCAAGGTTTTTCAGACATTTCAAAAGAGTTTTGTACAAGTGCAGAACATATTGGATCAGAATAGGCtgctaattaatgagataaacCAGAACCATGAGTCCAAGATCCCTGATAACTTGAGCAGGAATGTTGGTTTAATCAGAGAGTTAAACAACAACATAAGAAGAGTTGTTGACCTTTATGCAGATCTTTCATGTTCTTTCACCAAATCAGTTGATGCCTCATCTGAAGGGGATTCTAGTGGTGCCTTGAGGCCTGATGGAAAACCTCCTACCAACAAGAGGAGCAAGCCTCTTTAG